The following are encoded together in the Parabacteroides chongii genome:
- a CDS encoding RagB/SusD family nutrient uptake outer membrane protein: MLNQEKTHYYFPLPTEELVINKNLKQNPGW, translated from the coding sequence TTGCTAAATCAGGAAAAGACACATTATTACTTCCCGCTTCCGACAGAAGAACTGGTTATTAATAAAAATTTAAAACAAAATCCAGGTTGGTAA